One region of Elusimicrobiota bacterium genomic DNA includes:
- a CDS encoding transcriptional regulator, with amino-acid sequence MKTRTNELISFFKNHGGIVRFSTILKNGFHSDSIIALEKEKKIEKIARGLYQLTDYTISSYPDIVSVALQSPKGVICLISALAFHEATSEIPNRVDIAIPEYAHANIIKYPPVRFYRFKQKAWESGIEEHEIEGHKIKFYNLAKTVADCFKFRNKIGMDVARDAMRIAVKEKGVEPKEIMQFAKICRVDSIIKPILEAML; translated from the coding sequence ATGAAAACAAGAACAAATGAACTTATAAGTTTTTTTAAGAACCATGGTGGAATCGTAAGATTTTCTACTATTCTAAAGAATGGATTTCATTCCGATTCTATTATTGCACTTGAAAAAGAAAAAAAGATTGAAAAAATTGCACGGGGTCTTTATCAACTGACTGACTATACAATTAGTTCTTATCCTGATATTGTTTCTGTAGCACTTCAATCGCCGAAAGGAGTTATTTGTCTTATTTCAGCACTTGCTTTTCATGAAGCAACAAGCGAGATACCTAATCGTGTTGATATTGCCATTCCGGAATATGCGCATGCTAATATAATTAAATATCCTCCTGTAAGATTTTATCGTTTTAAACAGAAAGCATGGGAATCAGGCATTGAAGAACATGAAATAGAAGGACATAAGATTAAATTTTATAATCTCGCAAAGACAGTCGCCGATTGTTTTAAATTCCGTAACAAAATAGGTATGGACGTTGCCCGAGATGCAATGAGAATTGCTGTTAAAGAAAAAGGGGTAGAACCGAAAGAGATTATGCAGTTTGCAAAGATCTGCCGGGTTGATAGTATAATAAAGCCGATATTGGAAGCCATGCTATGA
- a CDS encoding tetratricopeptide repeat protein translates to MEKQIERLVPNNVLRDTPQNSIWKQWFAIGLIVIVTATIYIPSLNAPFIFDDMFKIVKNPDIKILNNITTKLIYPYSDSKIFERNDPSRPLVYLTFTLNYYFGKLDTFGYHLVNLILHIFNAILLFFLTKIILSLVFPSHLRIYPFTHFPIFPFFVALFFAVHPISTSAVTYIFSRSDVLATFFYISSLVLFIDATKRNLPFSSRRSECGFQSLPDSRQSRFNFSYILSLICFVFALSSKPIAVTLPAIVLISDYILLNDFSIKKTVEKKYYHISFWVILIVYLLFRYFYFGAMGDVEAIVTWNIYDYLIIQPYIIFRYLKLLIIPVGLCIDHKINPLGILELKTIISFLFLTMIFWLTYRIYRKKTDSSKIILFCILWFFIILLPTSSFFPTTLPLEENRMYLSGIGFYFVLIFLYFSVFKSFNLPNFSIFLICSYIFILGIITYKRNQLYQQPILMWQDVISKYPDNSNAHYNLGNLFCDSKKYEEAEKEFREAIRINPYYYGAYNNLGSVLFVLKRFEEAEREYREATKLGFSYAESHYNLGNLLYNSKRYLEAEKEYKEAIRIDPNRSEAHNSLGVLLDDSKRFKEAEKEFRDAIRINPNCVDARTNLGILLYNSNKLEEAEKELREAIIINPDSEKAYFNLGLLLYYSKRYEEAEKEYKKVLGINPNYIDAYNNLGSLYCNLKKYSSALQEYEIAQRLSPNDMNIQNNIKLLKQMIKKE, encoded by the coding sequence ATGGAAAAACAAATTGAAAGACTTGTCCCGAATAATGTTTTGAGGGATACTCCTCAGAATAGTATTTGGAAACAATGGTTTGCGATTGGGTTGATAGTAATCGTTACTGCAACTATATATATACCATCTCTTAATGCACCATTTATTTTTGATGATATGTTTAAAATTGTAAAAAATCCCGATATAAAAATATTAAATAATATCACAACTAAACTTATTTATCCTTATTCTGATAGTAAAATATTTGAAAGAAATGATCCGTCAAGACCGTTGGTGTATTTAACATTTACGTTGAATTATTATTTTGGAAAATTAGACACTTTCGGATACCATCTTGTTAATCTTATTTTACACATATTTAACGCAATTCTACTATTTTTTTTAACAAAAATAATACTTTCGTTAGTTTTCCCTTCACATTTACGCATTTATCCATTTACTCACTTCCCGATCTTTCCTTTTTTTGTAGCCCTATTTTTTGCAGTTCATCCTATCAGTACATCTGCAGTAACATATATTTTTAGTCGTTCAGATGTTTTAGCCACGTTTTTTTATATTTCATCTTTAGTGTTATTTATAGATGCGACTAAAAGAAATCTTCCATTCTCTTCTCGAAGGTCAGAATGCGGATTCCAATCCCTACCTGATTCTCGACAGTCGAGGTTTAATTTTTCATATATTCTTTCATTAATATGTTTTGTATTTGCGCTTTCCTCAAAACCAATAGCAGTAACTTTGCCAGCGATAGTACTGATTTCCGATTATATTTTATTGAACGATTTCAGCATAAAAAAAACTGTCGAAAAAAAGTATTATCACATATCATTTTGGGTTATCTTGATTGTTTATCTATTATTCCGGTATTTTTATTTTGGTGCTATGGGAGATGTAGAGGCAATAGTTACATGGAATATATACGACTATTTAATTATTCAACCATATATAATTTTCAGGTATTTAAAACTGTTAATTATACCTGTTGGACTCTGCATAGACCATAAAATTAACCCTCTGGGGATCTTAGAACTAAAGACAATAATATCTTTTTTGTTTCTTACCATGATATTTTGGCTAACTTACAGGATTTATAGAAAGAAAACAGATAGTTCAAAGATAATATTATTTTGCATATTATGGTTTTTTATAATATTATTGCCAACATCCAGTTTTTTTCCTACTACTCTTCCTTTAGAAGAAAATCGGATGTATCTTTCCGGTATTGGTTTTTATTTCGTTCTTATATTTCTTTATTTTTCAGTTTTTAAATCTTTTAATCTTCCTAATTTTTCAATTTTTTTAATATGTAGTTATATTTTCATTCTTGGTATAATCACATATAAAAGAAATCAACTTTATCAACAGCCAATTTTAATGTGGCAAGATGTTATTTCAAAATATCCTGATAATTCAAACGCGCACTACAATCTCGGGAATTTATTTTGTGATTCAAAAAAATATGAAGAAGCAGAGAAAGAATTCCGAGAAGCAATAAGAATAAATCCTTATTATTATGGCGCGTATAATAATCTCGGGAGTGTGTTGTTTGTTTTGAAAAGATTTGAAGAAGCTGAGAGAGAATATAGGGAGGCAACAAAGTTAGGTTTTAGTTATGCTGAATCACACTACAATCTTGGAAATTTATTGTATAATTCTAAAAGATATTTAGAAGCGGAGAAAGAATACAAGGAAGCAATAAGGATAGACCCGAATCGTTCAGAGGCACACAATAGCCTCGGAGTTTTATTGGATGATTCAAAAAGATTTAAAGAAGCGGAGAAAGAATTCAGGGATGCGATAAGGATAAATCCGAATTGTGTAGATGCCCGTACCAATCTCGGTATTTTATTATATAATTCAAATAAATTAGAAGAAGCGGAGAAGGAACTCAGAGAAGCTATAATTATAAATCCGGATAGTGAGAAAGCATACTTTAATCTCGGTCTTTTATTATATTATTCAAAAAGATATGAGGAAGCAGAAAAAGAGTACAAAAAAGTACTAGGAATAAATCCAAATTATATAGATGCCTACAACAATCTTGGTAGTTTGTATTGTAACTTGAAAAAATATAGCAGTGCACTTCAAGAATATGAAATTGCACAAAGGTTATCACCGAATGATATGAATATTCAAAATAACATAAAATTGTTAAAACAGATGATAAAAAAAGAGTAA
- a CDS encoding nucleotidyl transferase AbiEii/AbiGii toxin family protein, producing MKENVKNIEASIRARLQSKAKETNRPFSEILQYYGMERFLYRFSCSKYTNKFILKGALMFTVWQIPERRTTLDIDFLARFDNQVSHIEKVVKDVCNISVVPDGLVFDSGTVSGQKIKENADYEGVRVKFLGFLERSRISMQIDVGFGDIIYPNPKNIEYPSILDLPKPHIKGYTIESVVSEKFEAMVKLGLLNSRMKDFYDIWVMIHQFDFNGSEIIEALKKTFKHRKTILPECKPLFAEEIYNEKSDRQTLWQAFLKKGDIEHAPDKLHTIAIEIEKFLVEPINASISNKEFKKTWSVSGQWK from the coding sequence ATGAAAGAAAATGTTAAAAATATAGAAGCATCTATACGAGCCCGTCTCCAGAGTAAAGCAAAAGAGACTAATCGTCCATTTTCAGAAATTCTGCAATATTATGGTATGGAAAGATTCCTTTATAGATTTAGTTGCTCTAAATATACCAATAAGTTTATTTTAAAAGGTGCTTTGATGTTTACGGTTTGGCAGATACCAGAGAGACGGACTACACTTGATATAGATTTCTTAGCACGTTTTGATAATCAGGTATCTCATATAGAAAAAGTTGTAAAAGATGTATGTAATATTTCAGTGGTTCCGGATGGGCTTGTGTTTGATTCGGGAACGGTTAGTGGACAAAAGATAAAAGAAAATGCTGATTATGAGGGCGTACGAGTAAAATTTCTTGGATTTTTAGAACGTTCACGTATTTCTATGCAGATAGATGTAGGGTTTGGGGATATTATATATCCTAATCCTAAGAATATTGAGTATCCCTCTATTTTGGATCTTCCGAAACCTCATATTAAAGGTTACACAATTGAAAGTGTAGTTAGTGAAAAGTTTGAAGCTATGGTTAAACTTGGGCTTCTTAACAGTCGTATGAAAGATTTTTATGATATTTGGGTTATGATTCATCAGTTTGATTTTAATGGATCGGAGATTATTGAAGCATTAAAAAAAACATTTAAGCATCGTAAAACTATTTTACCAGAATGTAAACCTTTATTTGCCGAAGAAATATATAATGAAAAATCCGATCGCCAAACATTATGGCAGGCTTTTTTGAAAAAAGGAGATATTGAACATGCTCCGGATAAGTTGCATACTATAGCCATAGAGATAGAGAAATTTCTCGTCGAGCCGATTAATGCAAGTATAAGTAACAAAGAATTTAAGAAAACGTGGAGTGTTTCGGGGCAATGGAAATAA
- the uvrA gene encoding excinuclease ABC subunit UvrA, which yields MNHEKIIIKGAKEHNLKNIDLEIPRNKLVVITGLSGSGKSSLAFDTIYAEGQRRYVESLSAYARQFLEQMEKPDVEFISGLSPAIAIQQKAISRNPRSTVGTVTEIYDYLRLLFARVGIPHCPKCGREISPQTAQQIISKLLELPAGAKIVILSPVIQGRKGEYKELFKNILQKGFVRVKVDGKIYELDGVGQKNSPSLEKNKKHDILVVIDRLAISPDIRSRLFESVESALKLSSGTVVIEVASGRNTQSLVFSEHHACTNCGISIPEISPRFFSFNSPYGACPECGGLGTKLEVDVELIIPDKNISVYDGAILPWAKPITTKRHRWSGAWSGYYLELLQAVAKRHGFSLDTPYKKLSQENQDFLLYGDEDFEGVIGNLERRYKETESEFVREEIFTKYMRSNVCEKCKGKRLNANALAVTFGSKNISEITKMSIKNAQEFFGNLNMTESEKIISKEIIKEIKSRLAFLENVGLEYVTLNRESSTLAGGESQRIHLATQIGSGLVGVLYVLDEPTIGLHQRDNQRLLNTLFNLRDLGNTLIVVEHDEETIRLADYIIDLGPGAGENGGNIVVMGTLSDILKEKKSLTGRYLKGELKIPVPEKSKRTIERFLEIKGASQFNLKNINVKIPIGLFTIITGVSGSGKSTLIYEILYKSLCRTIYKSKDMPGKHKTILDADFIDKVILVDQSPIGKTPRSNPATYTGLFTPIREIFSQLPHSKMRGYDPGRFSFNVKGGRCEACEGDGTKRIEMQFLSDVYVKCEVCKGARFNEETLLVKYKGKNISEVLLMSVDEALKFFENIPQIKKVLQTLSDVGLGYIKLGQSATTLSGGEAQRVKLATELTKRATGKTIYILDEPTTGLHFADIHKLLEVLHRLVDAGNTVVVIEHNLDVIKTADWIVDLGPEGGDRGGEVVYQGHLEGILKVENSHTAKYLKSKINNI from the coding sequence ATGAACCATGAAAAAATTATTATAAAGGGTGCGAAAGAGCATAATCTCAAGAATATAGATTTAGAGATACCGCGGAATAAACTGGTTGTAATAACCGGGCTTTCAGGCAGCGGGAAATCGTCGCTTGCTTTTGATACTATTTATGCGGAAGGGCAGAGACGGTATGTTGAGTCGCTTTCTGCGTATGCCCGCCAGTTCCTGGAACAGATGGAAAAACCTGATGTTGAATTTATTTCCGGACTGTCACCTGCAATCGCTATCCAGCAGAAAGCAATTTCAAGGAATCCCCGTTCAACAGTCGGGACTGTTACGGAAATTTATGATTATTTACGGTTACTTTTTGCCCGTGTGGGTATTCCTCACTGCCCGAAATGCGGCCGCGAAATCAGTCCGCAGACAGCACAGCAGATTATTTCAAAATTATTAGAACTGCCTGCCGGAGCAAAAATTGTTATTTTATCACCGGTTATTCAGGGCAGGAAAGGCGAGTATAAGGAACTTTTTAAGAATATTTTGCAGAAAGGTTTTGTACGGGTAAAAGTTGACGGTAAGATTTATGAACTGGACGGGGTCGGGCAGAAGAATTCGCCTTCACTTGAAAAGAATAAAAAACATGATATTTTGGTTGTTATTGACCGTCTTGCAATTTCACCTGATATAAGGTCACGGCTTTTTGAGTCAGTTGAATCTGCACTGAAACTATCAAGCGGCACCGTTGTAATAGAAGTGGCAAGCGGCAGGAATACCCAGTCGCTTGTTTTTTCCGAGCACCACGCTTGTACAAACTGCGGAATAAGTATACCTGAAATTTCACCAAGGTTTTTTTCGTTCAATTCACCCTATGGCGCTTGTCCGGAATGCGGCGGGCTTGGTACAAAACTTGAAGTAGATGTAGAACTGATAATACCTGATAAAAATATTTCAGTCTATGACGGCGCAATTTTGCCGTGGGCTAAACCGATAACGACAAAAAGACACAGGTGGTCCGGTGCATGGTCTGGATATTATCTTGAACTTCTCCAAGCTGTGGCAAAAAGACACGGTTTTTCTCTGGATACACCTTATAAAAAACTATCGCAGGAAAACCAGGATTTTTTGTTATATGGCGATGAAGATTTCGAAGGCGTTATAGGAAATCTTGAAAGAAGGTACAAAGAAACAGAATCAGAATTTGTCCGCGAGGAGATTTTTACAAAGTATATGCGTTCAAATGTCTGTGAAAAATGTAAGGGCAAGCGACTAAACGCAAATGCGCTCGCTGTAACTTTTGGCAGTAAAAATATTTCCGAAATTACAAAGATGTCAATTAAAAATGCCCAGGAATTTTTCGGTAATCTGAATATGACAGAATCAGAAAAAATTATTTCAAAAGAAATTATAAAAGAAATTAAGTCACGATTAGCATTTTTGGAAAATGTCGGTTTGGAGTATGTAACGCTTAACAGGGAGTCATCTACACTCGCCGGGGGCGAGTCTCAGAGAATTCATCTTGCTACACAAATTGGCTCGGGGCTTGTCGGTGTTTTATATGTTTTAGATGAACCTACCATCGGGCTTCACCAGCGGGACAACCAGCGGCTACTTAATACGCTTTTTAATTTGCGGGACCTGGGTAACACTCTTATCGTAGTTGAACATGACGAAGAAACAATCAGGTTAGCCGATTATATTATTGATTTAGGTCCCGGTGCAGGTGAAAATGGCGGGAATATTGTTGTTATGGGTACTCTTTCGGATATTTTGAAAGAAAAGAAGTCACTTACCGGAAGATATCTTAAAGGCGAATTAAAAATACCCGTTCCTGAAAAATCAAAAAGAACAATAGAGCGTTTTTTGGAAATTAAAGGCGCTTCACAATTTAATCTTAAAAATATAAATGTTAAAATTCCCATCGGGCTTTTTACCATTATAACAGGTGTTTCCGGCAGCGGGAAATCAACGCTCATATATGAAATTCTTTATAAATCACTATGCCGGACGATTTATAAATCAAAAGATATGCCCGGAAAACACAAAACAATTTTAGACGCTGATTTTATTGACAAAGTAATTCTTGTGGACCAGTCACCTATAGGCAAAACTCCGCGAAGCAATCCTGCTACCTACACAGGACTATTCACACCGATTAGAGAAATATTCAGCCAACTGCCGCATTCAAAAATGAGGGGCTACGATCCCGGCAGGTTTTCGTTTAACGTAAAAGGCGGAAGATGCGAAGCATGTGAAGGTGACGGCACAAAAAGAATAGAAATGCAGTTCCTGTCCGATGTTTATGTTAAATGCGAGGTCTGTAAAGGCGCAAGATTTAACGAAGAAACACTCTTGGTAAAGTATAAAGGTAAAAATATTTCTGAAGTTTTACTTATGTCGGTTGATGAAGCGTTAAAGTTTTTTGAAAATATTCCGCAAATTAAAAAAGTCCTGCAAACACTATCCGATGTCGGTTTAGGCTACATAAAATTAGGGCAATCAGCGACAACCCTATCCGGCGGCGAAGCGCAAAGAGTGAAACTTGCAACTGAACTGACCAAAAGAGCGACCGGCAAAACGATTTATATTTTGGACGAGCCGACAACAGGGCTCCATTTTGCAGACATCCATAAACTCCTGGAAGTCCTGCACCGTCTTGTAGATGCAGGCAACACCGTTGTCGTTATCGAGCACAACCTTGATGTAATCAAGACAGCCGATTGGATAGTAGATTTGGGTCCTGAAGGCGGTGACCGTGGCGGCGAAGTTGTCTATCAGGGACATCTGGAAGGAATACTGAAAGTTGAAAATTCCCATACAGCCAAATATTTAAAAAGCAAAATTAATAACATTTAA
- the hycI gene encoding hydrogenase maturation peptidase HycI — MKFDIKDVGRGNVLIVGIGNSLKGDDGAGCEVIKQLEGKTNYKLLDVGSAPENYTKKIKEFCPDTIIFIDAVEMKEKPGTIKIIDEKEISSGFFTTHNMPLNLFLDYIKEQTKAKIIFIGIQPKSMKFGDKISPPVKKAIEKLTNILQERD, encoded by the coding sequence ATGAAATTTGATATAAAAGATGTTGGTAGAGGAAATGTTTTAATCGTTGGTATTGGTAATTCATTAAAAGGTGATGATGGTGCCGGCTGTGAAGTGATTAAACAGCTTGAAGGGAAAACTAACTACAAGTTACTTGATGTGGGCAGTGCTCCTGAAAATTACACTAAGAAAATAAAAGAATTTTGTCCTGATACGATTATTTTTATAGATGCGGTAGAAATGAAGGAAAAACCGGGGACTATAAAGATTATTGATGAAAAAGAAATCAGTTCAGGTTTTTTTACAACACATAATATGCCGCTGAATTTATTTCTTGATTATATAAAAGAACAGACCAAAGCAAAAATAATATTTATAGGTATCCAGCCAAAATCAATGAAATTCGGAGATAAAATATCGCCTCCGGTAAAGAAAGCAATTGAGAAACTGACAAATATTTTACAGGAAAGAGATTGA